A region of Hippoglossus stenolepis isolate QCI-W04-F060 chromosome 7, HSTE1.2, whole genome shotgun sequence DNA encodes the following proteins:
- the polr2g gene encoding DNA-directed RNA polymerase II subunit RPB7 codes for MFYHISLEHEILLHPRYFGPNLLNTVKQKLFTEVEGTCTGKYGFVIAVTTIDNIGAGVIQPGRGFVLYPVKYKAIVFRPFKGEVVDAVVTQVNKVGLFTEIGPMSCFISRHSIPSEMEFDPNSNPPCYKTVDEDIVIQQDDEIRLKIVGTRVDKNDIFAIGSLMDDYLGLVS; via the exons ATGTTTTACCAT ATTTCGTTGGAGCATGAAATCTTGCTACACCCGAGGTACTTTGGTCCAAACCTCCTCAACACCGTGAAGCAGAAGCTTTTCACAGAGGTGGAGGGAACCTGCACTGGCAA GTATGGCTTTGTGATTGCAGTCACCACCATTGACAACATTGGGGCAGGTGTAATCCAGCCAGGCAGAGGGTTCGTCCTGTACCCGGTCAAGTATAAGGCCATTGTGTTCCGCCCATTTAAGGGGGAAGTGGTGGACGCTGTTGTCACTCAGGTCAACAAG GTTGGGTTGTTCACAGAAATCGGTCCCATGTCTTGCTTCATCTCTCGCCAT tccaTCCCTTCAGAAATGGAGTTTGACCCCAATTCCAACCCTCCTTGTTATAAGACAGTTGATGAG GACATTGTTATCCAGCAAGATGATGAGATCCGGCTCAAGATTGTGGGAACAAGAGTGGATAAGAATGACATT tttgCTATTGGATCTCTCATGGATGACTATCTGG gtCTTGTGAGCTAA